In Synechococcus elongatus PCC 11801, one DNA window encodes the following:
- a CDS encoding DUF5615 family PIN-like protein: MKFLFDENLSPALVRQASARGYAAESAAHNGLCSKPDWLVFQSAFENDQIIVTANVEDYLFLARSAEVHPGVIIFRNGQWRVEQQLILLDSIFDYLENNLQINFINKVLEISSFSPAEWLLIDIPTP, translated from the coding sequence GTGAAATTCCTTTTTGATGAGAACCTGTCTCCAGCTCTAGTCAGGCAGGCTAGCGCTAGAGGATATGCTGCTGAATCAGCTGCTCACAATGGATTGTGTAGCAAGCCAGACTGGCTAGTTTTTCAAAGCGCTTTTGAAAATGACCAAATTATTGTCACGGCTAATGTTGAAGATTACTTATTCTTGGCAAGAAGTGCAGAAGTCCATCCCGGAGTCATCATATTTCGAAATGGTCAGTGGAGAGTAGAACAGCAATTAATCCTGTTAGATTCTATTTTTGACTACCTAGAGAATAATCTTCAAATTAATTTTATAAATAAAGTTTTAGAAATTTCTTCCTTCTCTCCGGCAGAGTGGTTGTTGATTGATATACCTACACCTTAG
- a CDS encoding DUF433 domain-containing protein, with protein MSPEKTRKKQIQPVVYRPSILTKQAIPKVLVNKKETLKRLLIAGTERRREVCSGQLVFKGTRTPVEWIAGQMRQGASVKEIKEYYPHLSNEAVRIAHLYSQLVSPREGKVKPLILKRI; from the coding sequence ATGTCACCAGAAAAAACTAGAAAAAAGCAAATACAACCTGTAGTCTACAGGCCAAGTATTTTAACAAAACAAGCAATACCAAAAGTACTTGTAAACAAGAAGGAAACACTCAAGAGATTACTTATTGCTGGAACTGAAAGACGGCGTGAAGTTTGCTCTGGCCAGTTAGTTTTTAAGGGAACTCGCACTCCTGTTGAGTGGATTGCCGGCCAAATGAGGCAAGGAGCTTCTGTTAAGGAAATTAAGGAATACTACCCTCATCTTAGTAATGAGGCTGTACGGATAGCTCATTTGTACTCTCAGCTTGTATCACCAAGAGAAGGGAAGGTCAAACCGCTAATCCTAAAGCGAATCTAA